One window from the genome of Glycine soja cultivar W05 chromosome 12, ASM419377v2, whole genome shotgun sequence encodes:
- the LOC114378833 gene encoding uncharacterized protein LOC114378833, with product MEIFSVVIFIVSYMLVPSLKISAATLDVSQYVTDGETLVSNSGVFELGFFSPGKSTKRYLGIWYKNITSDRAVWVANRENPINDSSGILTFSTTGNLELRQNDSVVWSTNYKKQAQNPVAELLDTGNFVVRNEGDTDPETYSWQSFDYPSDTLLPGMKLGWDLRTGLERKLTSWKSPDDPSAGDFSWGLMLHNYPEFYLMIGTHKYYRTGPWNGLHFSGSSNRTLNPLYEFKYVTTNDLIYASNKVEMFYSFSLKNSSIVMIVNINETLSQIQTQVWSEDGQIWVIYETTPGDYCDVYAVCGPNANCRITEPPVCQCLKGFKPKPPQEWIPSMDWSQGCVRPKPLSCEEIDYMDHFVKYVGLKVPDTTYTWLDENINLEECRIKCFNNCSCMAFSNSDIRGGGSGCVLWFGDLIDIRQYPTGEQDLYIRMPAMESINQQEHGHNSVKIIIATTIAGISGILSFCIFVIYRVRRSIADKFKTKENIERQLKDLDLPLFDLLTITTATYNFSSNSKIGHGAFGPVYKGKLADGQEIAVKRLSSSSGQGITEFVTEVKLIAKLQHRNLVKLLGFCIKRQEKILVYEYMVNGSLDSFIFDKIKGKFLDWPRRFHIIFGIARGLLYLHQDSRLRIIHRDLKASNVLLDEKLNPKISDFGMARAFGGDQTEGNTNRVVGTYGYMAPEYAVDGLFSIKSDVFSFGIMLLEIICGNKNRALCHGNQTLNLVGYAWTLWKEQNVLLLIDSSIKDSCVIPEVLRCIHVSLLCVQQYPEDRPSMTFVIQMLGSETELMEPKEPGFFPRRISDEGNLSTIPNHMSSNEELTITSLNGRYPMEIFSFLIFIVSYMLVPSLKISAATLSVSQYVTDGETLVSNSGVFELGFFSPGKSTKRYLGIWYKNITSDRAVWVLNRENPINDSSGILTLSTTGNLELRQNDSVVWSANYKEEAQNPVAELLDTGNFVVRNEGDTDPETYSWQSFDYPSDTLLPGMKLGWDLRTGLERKLTSWKSPDDPSAGDFSWGLMLHNYPEFYLMNGTHKYYRTGPWNGLHFSGSSNRTLNPLYEFKYVTTNDLIYASNKVEMFYSFSLIKNSSIVMIVNINETMSDIRTQVWSEVRQKLLIYETTPRDYCDVYAVCGANANCRITDAPACNCLEGFKPKSPQEWSSMDWSQGCVRPKPLSCEEIDYMDHFVKYVGLKVPDTTYTWLDENINLEECRLKCFNNCSCMAFANSDIRGGGSGCVLWFGDLIDIRQYPTGEQDLYIRMPAKESINQEEHGHNSVKIIIATTIAGISGILSFCIFVIYRVRRSIADNFKTKENIERQLKDLDLPLFDLLTITAATYNFSSNSKIGHGGFGPVYKGKLADGQEIAVKRLSSSSGQGITEFVTEVKLIAKLQHRNLVKLLGFCIKRQEKILVYEYMVNGSLDSFIFDKIKGKFLDWPRRFHIIFGIARGLLYLHQDSRLRIIHRDLKASNVLLDEKLNPKISDFGMARAFGGDQTEGNTNRVVGTYGYMAPEYAVDGLFSIKSDVFSFGILLLEIICGNKNRALCHGNQTLNLVGYAWTLWKEQNVLQLIDSSIKDSCVIPEVLRCIHVSLLCVQQYPEDRPSMTLVIQMLGSETDLIEPKEPGFFPRRFSDEGNLSTIPNHMSSNEELTITSLNGR from the exons ATGGAAATTTTTTCTGTCgtgatttttattgtttcttataTGCTCGTTCCATCTCTCAAAATTTCCGCAGCTACCCTCGATGTGTCACAGTATGTCACAGACGGTGAGACCTTGGTGTCCAACAGTGGAGTTTTTGAGCTTGGTTTTTTCAGCCCGGGAAAATCCACAAAGCGTTACCTGGGGATTtggtataaaaatattactagtGATAGAGCTGTTTGGGTTGCAAACCGGGAAAACCCTATCAATGATTCCTCAGGCATCTTAACATTCAGCACCACAGGCAATCTTGAGCTCAGACAAAATGACTCCGTTGTTTGGTCTACTAACTATAAAAAACAAGCACAGAATCCAGTAGCAGAGCTCTTAGACACTGGAAATTTTGTGGTAAGAAATGAGGGAGACACAGATCCAGAAACGTACTCGTGGCAAAGCTTTGACTATCCTTCAGATACACTTTTGCCCGGAATGAAGTTGGGATGGGACCTCAGAACCGGTCTGGAACGCAAACTAACGTCTTGGAAGAGTCCTGATGATCCATCTGCTGGAGATTTCTCTTGGGGTCTAATGCTCCATAATTATCCTGAGTTTTATCTGATGATTGGAACACACAAGTACTACCGCACTGGACCATGGAATGGACTTCATTTCAGTGGATCATCAAACCGAACTCTAAATCCGCTGTATGAGTTCAAGTATGTCACTACAAATGATCTCATTTACGCCTCCAATAAGGTTGAGATGTTCTACTCGTTTAGCCTCAAGAATAGTTCTATCGTCATGATAGTCAACATAAATGAAACCCTATCTCAAATCCAAACCCAAGTATGGTCGGAGGACGGGCAAATATGGGTGATTTATGAAACTACCCCAGGAGATTACTGTGATGTGTATGCCGTCTGTGGACCCAACGCAAATTGCAGGATTACAGAACCACCTGTTTGCCAATGTTTAAAAGGATTCAAACCAAAGCCACCACAAGAATGGATCCCCTCAATGGATTGGAGTCAAGGATGTGTCCGACCTAAACCATTAAGCTGCGAAGAAATCGACTACATGGATCACTTTGTTAAATATGTAGGACTTAAGGTACCAGATACTACATATACTTGGCTGGATGAGAATATTAATTTAGAGGAATGCAGAATTAAATGCTTCAATAATTGCTCTTGCATGGCCTTTTCTAATTCAGACATAAGAGGAGGAGGTAGTGGTTGTGTCCTTTGGTTTGGCGATCTAATTGACATCAGACAGTATCCAACTGGCGAGCAAGATCTATATATCCGGATGCCTGCTATGGAGTCCA TCAACCAACAAGAACATGGACACAACAGCGTGAAGATAATAATTGCTACAACAATTGCTGGAATCAGTGGGATACTTTCATTTTGCATTTTTGTCATATACAGAGTCCGAAGGAGCATTGCTG ATAAGTTCAAGACAAAAGAGAACATCGAGAGACAGCTAAAAGATCTGGATCTGCCATTGTTTGATCTGCTGACAATCACTACTGCCACTTACAATTTCTCGTCAAATAGTAAAATTGGACATGGTGCTTTTGGACCTGTATACaag GGAAAATTGGCCGATGGACAAGAAATTGCTGTGAAGAGACTTTCAAGCAGTTCTGGGCAAGGAATAACGGAGTTCGTAACAGAAGTAAAATTGATTGCAAAGCTTCAACACCGAAATCTTGTAAAGCTTCTTGGTTTTTGCATTAAACGACAAGAAAAAATACTAGTATATGAATACATGGTTAATGGAAGCCTAGACTCCTTTATTTTTG ATAAAATAAAGGGTAAATTTCTGGATTGGCCTCGACGCTTCCACATAATATTTGGAATAGCTCGAGGACTTCTGTATCTTCATCAAGATTCTCGATTAAGGATTATCCATAGAGATCTCAAAGCAAGTAACGTTTTACTTGATGAAAAGTTAAATCCAAAAATATCAGATTTTGGAATGGCTAGAGCTTTTGGAGGAGACCAAACTGAAGGAAACACAAATAGAGTTGTTGGGACTTA TGGATACATGGCCCCAGAGTATGCTGTTGATGGGCTATTTTCAATCAAATCTGACGTTTTTAGCTTTGGTATTATGTTGTTGGAGATTATATGTGGTAACAAAAATAGAGCTCTCTGTCATGGAAACCAGACACTTAACCTTGTTGGTTAT GCATGGACACTTTGGAAAGAGCAAAATGTTTTACTGTTGATTGACTCAAGCATAAAGGATTCGTGTGTCATTCCAGAAGTACTGCGATGCATCCATGTTAGTCTCTTGTGTGTGCAACAATACCCAGAGGATAGGCCATCTATGACCTTCGTAATTCAAATGTTAGGGAGTGAGACGGAACTGATGGAGCCAAAAGAGCCTGGTTTCTTTCCAAGGAGGATTTCAGATGAAGGAAATTTAAGCACAATTCCAAATCATATGTCTTCGAATGAAGAATTAACCATTACCTCGTTAAATGGCCGG TATCCAATggaaattttttctttcttgatttttattgtttcttataTGCTCGTTCCATCTCTCAAAATTTCGGCAGCTACCCTCAGTGTGTCACAGTATGTCACAGACGGTGAGACCTTGGTGTCCAACAGTGGAGTTTTTGAGCTTGGTTTTTTCAGCCCGGGAAAATCCACAAAGCGTTACCTGGGGATTtggtataaaaatattactagtGATAGAGCTGTTTGGGTTTTAAACCGGGAAAACCCTATCAATGATTCCTCAGGCATCTTAACATTGAGCACCACAGGCAATCTTGAGCTCAGACAAAATGACTCCGTTGTTTGGTCTGCTAACTATAAAGAAGAAGCACAGAATCCAGTAGCAGAGCTCTTAGACACTGGAAATTTTGTGGTAAGAAATGAGGGAGACACAGATCCAGAAACGTACTCGTGGCAAAGCTTTGACTATCCTTCAGATACACTTTTGCCCGGAATGAAGTTGGGATGGGACCTCAGAACCGGTCTGGAACGCAAACTAACGTCTTGGAAGAGTCCTGATGATCCATCTGCTGGAGATTTCTCTTGGGGTCTAATGCTCCATAATTATCCTGAGTTTTATCTGATGAATGGAACACACAAGTACTACCGCACTGGACCATGGAATGGACTTCATTTCAGTGGATCATCAAACCGAACTCTAAATCCGCTGTATGAGTTCAAGTATGTCACTACAAATGATCTCATTTACGCCTCCAATAAGGTTGAGATGTTCTACTCGTTTAGCCTCATCAAGAATAGTTCTATCGTCATGATAGTCAACATAAATGAAACCATGTCTGACATCCGAACCCAAGTATGGTCGGAGGTCAGGCAAAAGTTGCTGATTTATGAAACTACCCCAAGAGATTACTGTGATGTGTATGCAGTCTGTGGAGCCAACGCGAATTGCAGGATTACAGACGCGCCTGCTTGCAATTGTTTAGAAGGATTCAAACCAAAGTCACCACAAGAATGGAGCTCAATGGATTGGAGCCAAGGATGTGTCCGACCTAAACCATTAAGCTGCGAAGAAATCGACTACATGGATCACTTTGTTAAATATGTAGGACTTAAGGTACCAGATACTACATATACTTGGCTGGATGAGAATATTAATTTAGAGGAATGCAGACTTAAATGCTTCAATAATTGCTCTTGCATGGCCTTTGCTAATTCAGACATAAGAGGAGGAGGTAGTGGTTGTGTCCTTTGGTTTGGCGATCTAATTGACATCAGACAGTATCCAACTGGCGAGCAAGATCTATATATCCGGATGCCTGCTAAGGAGTCCA TCAACCAAGAAGAACATGGACACAACAGCGTGAAGATAATAATTGCTACAACAATTGCTGGAATCAGTGGGATACTTTCATTTTGCATTTTTGTCATATACAGAGTCCGAAGGAGCATTGCTG ATAACTTCAAGACAAAAGAGAACATCGAGAGACAGCTAAAAGATCTGGATCTGCCATTGTTTGATCTGCTAACAATCACTGCTGCCACTTACAATTTCTCGTCAAATAGTAAAATTGGACATGGTGGTTTTGGACCTGTATACaag GGAAAATTAGCCGATGGACAAGAAATTGCTGTGAAGAGACTTTCAAGCAGTTCTGGGCAAGGAATAACGGAGTTCGTAACAGAAGTAAAATTGATTGCAAAGCTTCAACACCGAAATCTTGTAAAGCTTCTTGGTTTTTGCATTAAACGACAAGAAAAAATACTAGTATATGAATACATGGTTAATGGAAGCCTAGACTCCTTTATTTTTG ATAAAATAAAGGGTAAATTTCTGGATTGGCCTCGACGCTTCCACATAATATTTGGAATAGCTCGAGGACTTCTGTATCTTCATCAAGATTCTCGATTAAGGATTATCCATAGAGATCTCAAAGCAAGTAACGTTTTACTTGATGAAAAGTTAAATCCAAAAATATCAGATTTTGGAATGGCTAGAGCTTTTGGAGGAGACCAAACTGAAGGAAACACAAATAGAGTTGTTGGGACTTA TGGATACATGGCCCCAGAGTATGCTGTTGATGGGCTATTTTCAATCAAATCTGACGTTTTTAGCTTTGGTATTTTGTTGTTGGAGATTATATGTGGTAACAAAAATAGAGCTCTCTGTCATGGAAACCAGACACTTAACCTTGTTGGTTAT GCATGGACACTTTGGAAAGAGCAAAATGTTTTACAGTTGATTGACTCAAGCATAAAGGACTCGTGTGTCATTCCAGAAGTACTGCGATGCATCCATGTTAGTCTCTTGTGTGTGCAACAATACCCAGAGGATAGGCCATCTATGACCTTGGTAATTCAAATGTTAGGGAGTGAGACGGACCTGATTGAGCCAAAAGAGCCTGGTTTCTTTCCAAGGAGGTTTTCAGATGAAGGAAATTTAAGCACAATTCCTAATCATATGTCTTCGAATGAAGAATTAACCATTACCTCGTTAAATGGCCGGTGA